In Nitrosococcus halophilus Nc 4, the genomic stretch ATTTTTTCTTGCAGCGCTTGATCCCAGCGTTCGTCTACCTGGCTAGAGCCACTTTGCCTTCCCACTTCCAGCAACTCACGAATGGGTTCCAGCATGGCATAGGGCAAAGTGATGTGAAATTCACCTCCCCCGCCATCGAATTCCACGAAAAAGGTGGAAACCACCACCACTTCACTGGGGCTGACAATGGTGGCGAACTGGGGGTTGGGTTCTGCCTGTAGGTACTCAAAATGCACCGCGAGTACGGGCTCCCAAGCCTGTTCCAGATCCGCAAACACCTTTTCGAGGACGAGTTGGACAACCCGGACTTCAGTGGGCGTAAACTCCCGGCCTTCAATGCGGGCATAGGAGCGGCGAGCATAAGCTCGACCTGAACCACCGAAATAATTATCCACCATCATAAACACCAGCTTCGGGTCAAACACGAACAGGCTGGTGCCCTGCAAGGGGGACATTTGCACCATATTCAGGCTAGTAGGAACAAACAAGGTGTGGATATATTCGGAAAACTTGACCATCTGCATACCCGACACCGTCACATCGATAGCACGCCGAAAGAGGTTAAATAGACTGCGGCGAAGCTGACGGACAAAACGCTCATTAATCATCTCCAAAGCTGGCAGGCGGGCTCGAACAATACGGTCCTCACTGCTAAAATCGTAAGGGCGTACCGCCTCTTCACCTGCTACAGCTTTGGTCTCGGTATTGACCTCGCCATCGGCCATGCCTGACAGCAGGGCATCGACCTCATCCTGAGAAAGAATGTCGGTAGCAGCCATGGGTTATTGCATTATAAAACTGGTAAAGTAAACTGCTTCCACCCCCTTGATCCCAGCTTGATCTTCCAAAACCTGGTTAATCTCATCCCGTGCGGCTTCCCGCAGTTGCCCCTTGCCTTCAACAGTATGTATGGTTTCGTAGTCCTGATGGCTCAACAATAACAACAGGTTGTTACGAATCGCAGGCGTGTGGGTTTTTATGGCTTCGATGATTTCCGAATCACGGGCCATCGCTTCCATTTTGACTTGCAGAAAACGCACCTGCTGCTGGCTTTGGCGATAGAAATTGACCACAAAAGCAGGGTCTAGGGA encodes the following:
- the fliM gene encoding flagellar motor switch protein FliM codes for the protein MAATDILSQDEVDALLSGMADGEVNTETKAVAGEEAVRPYDFSSEDRIVRARLPALEMINERFVRQLRRSLFNLFRRAIDVTVSGMQMVKFSEYIHTLFVPTSLNMVQMSPLQGTSLFVFDPKLVFMMVDNYFGGSGRAYARRSYARIEGREFTPTEVRVVQLVLEKVFADLEQAWEPVLAVHFEYLQAEPNPQFATIVSPSEVVVVSTFFVEFDGGGGEFHITLPYAMLEPIRELLEVGRQSGSSQVDERWDQALQEKILEAEVELSCTLAETQLSLREILALEPGDILPIELPSILTAQADGVPVFRARYGVHNDNYALKVVEPLPHQGLFAEKPTLSQKVAYGRSS
- a CDS encoding flagellar basal body-associated FliL family protein; this encodes MTQSGELDLEVKGGGTSKKTLIILISTIVMLVVAIAVGVVLFLTGALTPKAATGEAAANPKAPQHPAIYHSLDPAFVVNFYRQSQQQVRFLQVKMEAMARDSEIIEAIKTHTPAIRNNLLLLLSHQDYETIHTVEGKGQLREAARDEINQVLEDQAGIKGVEAVYFTSFIMQ